Proteins encoded in a region of the Populus nigra chromosome 3, ddPopNigr1.1, whole genome shotgun sequence genome:
- the LOC133689777 gene encoding 26S proteasome regulatory subunit 7: protein MAPAAVDDDEILKDEKNPPPLDEDDIALLKTYGLGPYSNSIKKEEKEIKDLAKKINDLRGIKESDTGLAAPSQWDLVSDKQMMQEEQPLQVARCTKIINPNTEDAKYVINVKQIAKFVVGLGDKVSPTDIEEGMRVGVDRNKYQIQIPLPPKIDPSVTMMTVEEKPDVTYNDVGGCKEQIEKMREVVELPMLHPEKFVKLGIDPPKGVLCYGPPGTGKTLLARAVANRTDACFIRVIGSELVQKYVGEGARMVRELFQMARSKKACIVFFDEVDAIGGARFDDGVGGDNEVQRTMLEIVNQLDGFDARGNIKVLMATNRPDTLDPALLRPGRLDRKVEFGLPDLESRTQIFKIHTRTMNCERDIRFELLARLCPNSTGADIRSVCTEAGMYAIRARRKTVTEKDFLDAVNKVIKGYQKFSATPKYMVYN, encoded by the exons ATGGCTCCGGCAGCAGTTGACGATGATGAGATATTGAAGGACGAGAAGAATCCTCCTCCTCTCGACGAAGACGACATTGCTCTCCTCAAAACTTAT gGCTTGGGTCCATACTCGAACAGTattaagaaagaagagaaggaaattaAGGATTTAGCTAAGAAGATTAATGATCTTCGAG GCATTAAAGAATCTGACACTGGTTTGGCTGCACCAAGCCAGTGGGACCTTGTGTCTGATAAGCAGATGATGCAAGAAGAACAACCACTGCAG GTTGCAAGGTGCACAAAGATTATTAATCCTAATACCGAGGATGCAAAGTATGTTATAAATGTGAAGCAAATTGCCAAG TTTGTGGTTGGACTTGGTGACAAAGTCTCCCCTACAGATATAGAAGAAGGCATGCGAGTGGG TGTTGATCGCAACAAGTATCAGATTCAGATTCCGTTGCCTCCTAAGATTGATCCAAGTGTTACGATGATGACTGTGGAAGAAAAGCCTGATGTTACATATAACGATGTTGGCGGATGTAAGGAGCAGATAGAAAAGATGCGAGAA GTTGTTGAGCTTCCCATGCTTCACCCAGAGAAATTTGTAAAGCTTGGAATTGATCCTCCTAAGGGTGTTTTGTGCTACGGTCCTCCTGGAACAGGCAAAACTCTCTTGGCTAGAGCAGTGGCCAACAGAACTGATGCATGTTTCATTCGTGTTATTGGGAGTGAACTTGTCCAAAAATATGTCGGCGAGGGGGCACGAATGGTTCGGGAGCTTTTTCAG ATGGCACGGTCAAAAAAAGCTTGCATCGTCTTTTTTGATGAAGTTGACGCTATAGGTGGTGCACGTTTTGATGATGGTGTCGGTGGAGATAATGAGGTTCAGCGTACCATGCTTGAAATTGTCAATCAGCTTGATGGTTTTGATGCTCGAGGAAACATCAAAGTGTTGATGGCGACAAACAG acCTGATACGCTGGACCCAGCTCTGTTACGTCCAGGAAGATTAGACCGTAAGGTTGAGTTTGGGCTGCCTGATTTGGAGAGCAGGACTCAGATTTTCAAGATCCACACACGAACTATGAACTGTGAAAGGGATATTCGTTTTGAGCTGCTTGCACGCCTTTGTCCAAATTCAACTG GAGCTGACATTAGGAGTGTCTGCACCGAGGCTGGGATGTATGCCATTAGAGCACGCAGGAAGACAGTGACTGAGAAAGACTTCCTTGATGCAGTAAACAAGGTCATCAAGGGCTATCAGAAGTTTAGCGCAACGCCCAAGTACATGGTCTACAATTGA